Proteins encoded together in one Bombiscardovia nodaiensis window:
- the helY gene encoding helicase, producing MSRHFHTSSEAGKAEHSRGKVARGRNVTRPPAGTSAVGDPAQRYAHFKQEQRHAQTAAGRFAQALPFALDTFQVEAIDALESGKNLLVAAPTGAGKTIVADFAVFLAQERNVKAFYTTPVKALSNQKYHDLVDQYGESRVGLLTGDTSINAEADIVVMTTEVLRNMLYERSTTLNALRYVILDEVHYLADRFRGPVWEEVIIHLPQSVKIVGLSATVSNVEDFSAWITSVRGSTQLVVSEQRPVPLEQHVIVQADADTEPEVMDLYRRDKPGSHSTAINPQLISRLSQLDEAAVRQLNRERPGRRRNRRPNRRDGLSSRQPNRHTPKRWAVIDELDYLGLLPGIYFIFSRNGCDDAVQQCLDAGLQLTTDDEARRIRHIVDDMVEGQLSHSDLEALGYSQFRYALEQGIASHHAGVVTLFRQVVEHLFELGLVKAVFATETLALGINMPAKCVVVEKLEKFDGTGHVALTPGEFTQLTGRAGRRGIDSIGHAIVVDHQGFKPETMAALSSKRVYPLHSSFKPTFNMAVNLLNSSDYETARVTLSHSFAQWEANESAGELEGQMNRLKEAMGAYEQAAHCSYGDITELALMRSGLSCMQKKGMRSLKRQVFSTPKERTDAFASLNRKIAQVKEEEQTHPCRQCPHLQDHLKWMRRWLRERHELELIEDRYTSRTGSVARQFDRICQILQRLGYLRQVESQSSLQDLVSWRKDFRLTQSGQLLRRIYSEQDLVLAQTLKSGVLDHLSPQELAGAVTGLVYESRGGGQGTKLSAYPADNSPAMTQASLDMAGIWKQVQEACEEAGLSADLPDLDFGLSQIMYQWAGGESLAHILASCDLTAGDFVRNAKRLIDVLHQIAQVEPYLEPESQELASHARQAIRLVNQGIVAYTGVD from the coding sequence ATGTCACGTCACTTTCACACTTCGTCTGAAGCGGGGAAAGCTGAGCACTCTCGAGGTAAGGTTGCTAGGGGACGCAACGTTACTAGACCTCCGGCAGGTACGTCGGCGGTAGGGGATCCAGCACAGCGATACGCGCATTTCAAGCAGGAGCAGCGCCACGCTCAAACGGCCGCTGGTCGCTTTGCGCAAGCCCTGCCTTTTGCTTTAGACACCTTCCAAGTAGAGGCAATCGACGCCCTTGAATCGGGCAAGAATCTGCTGGTCGCGGCACCCACGGGCGCTGGTAAAACTATCGTAGCCGACTTCGCTGTGTTTCTGGCCCAGGAGCGCAATGTCAAGGCTTTTTACACCACGCCCGTCAAGGCACTCAGCAACCAAAAATATCATGATTTGGTCGACCAATATGGTGAGAGCCGGGTCGGTCTACTTACTGGCGACACTTCCATCAACGCCGAAGCCGACATTGTGGTGATGACCACAGAGGTGCTGCGCAACATGCTCTACGAGCGTTCAACCACGCTCAATGCCCTGCGCTACGTCATTTTGGATGAAGTTCACTACCTGGCTGACCGTTTCCGAGGTCCGGTATGGGAAGAAGTTATTATTCATCTGCCACAGTCGGTAAAAATTGTGGGACTTTCCGCGACTGTTTCGAACGTGGAAGATTTCTCTGCATGGATTACCTCAGTGCGCGGTAGCACCCAACTGGTGGTCTCCGAACAGCGCCCTGTACCGCTTGAGCAGCATGTTATTGTGCAAGCTGATGCCGATACTGAGCCTGAAGTTATGGATCTCTACCGGCGTGACAAGCCAGGCAGCCACAGTACGGCTATCAATCCGCAGCTCATTTCGAGGCTCAGCCAGCTGGACGAGGCTGCTGTCCGCCAGCTCAACCGAGAGCGACCTGGGCGCAGGCGTAACCGGCGGCCGAATCGCCGCGATGGCCTCAGTAGCCGCCAGCCCAATCGGCATACGCCTAAGCGCTGGGCTGTTATCGATGAGCTTGACTACCTGGGGCTCCTGCCGGGCATCTACTTCATTTTCTCGCGTAATGGCTGCGATGACGCTGTTCAGCAGTGCTTGGACGCGGGTTTACAGTTGACAACCGATGATGAGGCACGTCGCATTCGCCATATTGTTGACGACATGGTAGAAGGTCAGCTCAGTCACAGTGATTTGGAGGCTTTGGGCTACTCGCAGTTCCGCTATGCTCTCGAGCAGGGGATAGCTTCCCACCATGCGGGCGTGGTCACACTCTTCCGGCAGGTGGTTGAACACCTGTTCGAACTCGGGCTGGTCAAGGCTGTGTTTGCTACCGAGACTCTGGCTTTGGGTATCAATATGCCTGCTAAGTGCGTGGTGGTCGAAAAACTCGAAAAATTTGACGGCACCGGTCACGTCGCGCTGACGCCGGGGGAGTTCACCCAGTTGACTGGGCGCGCTGGTAGGCGTGGCATTGATTCGATTGGACACGCTATCGTCGTTGACCACCAGGGGTTCAAGCCGGAAACTATGGCTGCCCTCTCCAGCAAGCGTGTCTACCCCTTGCACTCGAGCTTCAAACCTACCTTCAACATGGCCGTCAATCTCTTGAATTCCAGCGACTACGAGACAGCGCGTGTCACCTTGTCTCACTCGTTCGCTCAGTGGGAGGCCAACGAGTCGGCTGGCGAGCTTGAGGGGCAGATGAATCGCCTCAAAGAGGCCATGGGAGCATATGAGCAGGCGGCCCACTGCTCCTATGGTGACATCACCGAACTGGCTCTGATGCGTTCTGGCCTGTCGTGCATGCAGAAAAAAGGCATGCGCTCTCTCAAGCGTCAGGTGTTCAGCACGCCGAAGGAACGAACGGATGCCTTTGCCTCGCTCAATCGTAAGATTGCACAGGTAAAGGAAGAAGAGCAGACTCACCCCTGTCGCCAGTGCCCGCATTTGCAGGATCATCTCAAGTGGATGCGGCGGTGGCTGCGGGAGCGTCACGAGTTGGAGCTGATAGAAGACCGCTATACCTCGCGCACTGGGTCTGTAGCCCGACAGTTCGACCGTATTTGCCAAATTTTGCAGCGTCTTGGCTACTTGCGGCAGGTTGAGAGCCAATCCTCCTTGCAAGACTTGGTGAGTTGGCGTAAAGATTTCCGCCTGACACAGAGCGGTCAACTTCTGCGCAGAATCTACAGTGAGCAGGACTTGGTGCTCGCTCAGACGCTCAAAAGTGGCGTGCTGGACCACTTGAGTCCACAGGAACTAGCTGGGGCCGTGACGGGCCTGGTTTACGAGTCTCGCGGGGGAGGGCAAGGCACGAAATTGAGCGCGTATCCGGCCGATAACTCTCCAGCAATGACACAAGCTAGCCTCGATATGGCAGGTATCTGGAAGCAAGTTCAGGAAGCCTGTGAAGAGGCGGGACTTTCGGCAGACTTGCCTGATCTCGATTTTGGGCTCTCTCAGATTATGTATCAGTGGGCTGGGGGAGAGAGTTTAGCTCATATTCTGGCCTCGTGTGACCTGACTGCAGGTGATTTTGTACGCAACGCTAAACGCCTGATTGATGTGCTCCACCAGATTGCACAGGTTGAACCATACCTTGAACCTGAGTCCCAAGAGTTGGCCAGCCATGCACGGCAGGCCATCCGACTCGTGAACCAAGGAATTGTGGCTTACACGGGCGTGGATTGA
- a CDS encoding WYL domain-containing protein, which yields MAEGTNGRRRFSDKWGKHELDVLAVLSSAFPQWLTSRQIAQRVKAYADSYGELADQAAKAAFAKQFQRDRAKLAAMGIAIESRQPEYSSKSEGQDFASYRLQLGDEPRIRMHFEQEDLPILAAANYLARSVSMSQEASQPAHPVSRTTPRVPQVPIPGLGLDSIAPGLGTQHLPDSLIKVIDSRRFAATVDVDGENLNVAYTDSDDLAMFVLEHPGAAIVSPQEAVDAFHRRLNAAANFGLADESISSAAATVISPAISRGSQPVPDQPQEQVEGQDLPHPRRNASAFQTGSEVDRRLRLMLFLSAHLGEEFSLAELAERFIGKAHSEDELKKFVNIIHKDINTLTTVSDDGEMAGSQFFDIDWTLLDESGIVSATNSLGLERLAGISPQYLSMLTASLNYLAHSPLLPEQQREQADELYQRLRSHVGPGETPWLSLTGYETEPPSFSLVKRAINTESLLDMEYTDGAGRTRRKVVAPAKIFVDEGRYYAAVWTDIGDAAMGTSAQADAYPKSGGKTKARHLKQGTGRNRQWQVLRISRIEQGELVKPQHKLDIPDVPVSELRKWSFDNGTAAVFTTDKPDLPFIKSLPGASIQADGPGQKVHLVVSSDSWFVAFCIAHARHITAVAPQTLRKMILARAQRELSLSDDGVETEE from the coding sequence ATGGCAGAAGGAACAAACGGTAGACGGCGATTCTCAGACAAGTGGGGCAAGCATGAGTTAGATGTCCTAGCCGTTTTATCCTCAGCCTTCCCCCAATGGCTCACGTCTCGACAGATTGCTCAGCGGGTGAAGGCTTACGCTGACTCTTACGGAGAGCTGGCAGACCAGGCCGCTAAAGCCGCCTTTGCTAAGCAATTCCAGCGAGACCGGGCCAAGTTGGCAGCTATGGGCATTGCTATTGAGTCCCGTCAGCCTGAGTACTCGTCAAAGTCCGAAGGTCAAGACTTCGCTTCTTACCGTCTTCAGCTGGGCGATGAGCCCCGTATTCGCATGCATTTTGAGCAGGAAGATTTACCCATTCTCGCTGCGGCTAATTACCTGGCGCGCTCGGTTTCCATGTCACAGGAGGCCTCACAACCGGCCCATCCAGTTTCAAGAACCACTCCGCGCGTGCCGCAGGTACCGATTCCAGGTCTGGGTCTAGACTCCATCGCTCCGGGGCTCGGCACCCAGCACCTGCCTGACTCCTTAATTAAGGTCATTGACTCTCGTCGTTTTGCGGCCACCGTGGATGTGGACGGCGAAAATCTGAACGTGGCCTACACCGACTCCGATGATCTGGCCATGTTCGTGCTGGAGCACCCAGGTGCTGCTATCGTGAGCCCTCAAGAGGCCGTGGATGCTTTCCACCGCCGCTTAAACGCGGCTGCTAATTTTGGCTTGGCTGACGAGTCGATCAGCTCAGCAGCAGCGACGGTTATCTCTCCGGCTATCAGCCGAGGTAGCCAGCCAGTTCCCGACCAGCCTCAAGAGCAGGTGGAAGGCCAAGACTTGCCGCATCCGCGTAGGAATGCCAGTGCTTTCCAAACGGGTTCTGAGGTGGATCGACGCCTGCGGCTCATGCTCTTCCTCTCGGCGCATCTGGGGGAGGAGTTCTCGCTGGCAGAATTGGCTGAACGCTTCATTGGCAAAGCCCATTCGGAGGATGAACTCAAAAAGTTTGTCAATATTATCCATAAAGATATCAACACGCTGACCACTGTTTCGGACGATGGAGAAATGGCAGGTAGTCAGTTCTTCGACATTGACTGGACTCTGCTCGACGAGTCTGGTATCGTATCGGCTACCAATTCTCTAGGCCTGGAGCGGCTGGCAGGCATTTCGCCCCAGTATTTGAGTATGTTGACTGCTTCGCTCAACTACCTGGCTCATTCGCCCCTGCTCCCTGAACAGCAGCGGGAGCAAGCGGACGAACTCTACCAGCGTTTGCGCTCTCACGTAGGTCCGGGGGAGACACCTTGGCTTTCGCTGACGGGGTACGAAACTGAACCTCCAAGTTTTTCGCTGGTTAAGCGAGCCATCAACACTGAGTCTCTGCTCGACATGGAGTATACGGATGGTGCCGGTCGTACTAGGCGCAAGGTGGTGGCCCCGGCTAAAATCTTCGTTGACGAAGGCCGTTATTACGCCGCAGTGTGGACCGACATTGGTGACGCCGCTATGGGCACATCTGCTCAGGCAGATGCCTACCCCAAGAGTGGGGGAAAGACCAAGGCCCGCCACTTAAAGCAGGGAACAGGTCGCAACCGCCAGTGGCAGGTGCTGAGGATTTCGCGCATAGAACAGGGCGAGTTGGTCAAGCCTCAGCACAAGTTGGACATTCCCGACGTTCCTGTCAGTGAGTTGCGCAAGTGGAGCTTCGACAACGGAACTGCGGCCGTGTTTACGACCGACAAGCCAGACTTGCCCTTTATTAAGTCGCTGCCGGGCGCGTCTATACAAGCGGATGGGCCTGGACAGAAAGTACATCTGGTCGTCTCTTCTGACTCGTGGTTTGTGGCTTTCTGCATTGCTCATGCCCGGCACATCACAGCTGTGGCTCCGCAGACCCTACGTAAGATGATTTTGGCACGCGCTCAGCGAGAACTGTCCTTGAGCGACGATGGAGTTGAAACAGAGGAATAA
- the ugpA gene encoding UTP--glucose-1-phosphate uridylyltransferase, whose product MEPVAYEHCQAKMQQQGISELAMAQFERLYRTWSDGDVGGYIREADVTALHDVPTFQEIRESMDMDFALEAFAHTAFIKLNGGLGTSMGLEQAKSLLPIRRHKARQMSFLDIILGQVITARKRQGVTLPLTLMNSFRTSADSMRVVHRNKHFDQGDIPLEIIQHTEPKIDAQTGEPIDYPTNPELEWCPPGHGDLFSTIWETGLLDKLEAAGIAYIFISNSDNLGARPSRTLAGHFAKSGSPFMIEVAQRTEADRKGGHLVVDKESGRLILREMTQVDPRDKSAAMSIRRHPYFNTNSIWVRVDALKTKLKEYQGILPLPVIVNRKTVDPADDSTPAVIQLETAMGAAVSLFEGASCVKVDRMRFLPVKTTDDLFIMRSDRFHLTDAYEMEDGNYIFPNVSLDQRYYKNIADFNDRFPYGVPALAAANSVSIEGDWTFGRDVALYANAHLPDLGKPSYVPNGQFVGPQGVEPDDWM is encoded by the coding sequence ATGGAACCCGTGGCTTATGAGCACTGCCAGGCAAAAATGCAGCAGCAGGGGATAAGCGAACTCGCTATGGCGCAGTTCGAACGGCTATATCGCACCTGGAGTGATGGGGACGTGGGCGGTTACATCCGCGAAGCCGACGTGACGGCCTTGCACGACGTGCCAACCTTCCAAGAGATTCGCGAGTCCATGGACATGGACTTTGCGCTTGAAGCCTTTGCTCACACGGCTTTCATCAAACTTAACGGCGGCTTGGGCACCTCAATGGGATTGGAACAAGCCAAGTCACTCCTGCCTATCCGGCGGCATAAGGCTCGGCAAATGAGTTTCCTCGACATCATACTGGGGCAGGTGATAACTGCCCGCAAGCGCCAAGGGGTGACGCTGCCGCTGACTTTGATGAATTCCTTCCGCACTTCAGCAGATTCTATGCGCGTGGTGCATCGGAACAAGCATTTTGATCAGGGCGACATTCCCCTGGAAATTATTCAGCACACCGAACCCAAGATTGACGCGCAAACGGGCGAGCCTATTGATTATCCAACCAATCCCGAGCTCGAGTGGTGCCCTCCTGGGCACGGCGATCTGTTCTCTACAATCTGGGAGACCGGTCTACTTGACAAGCTGGAAGCCGCAGGGATTGCCTATATCTTTATCTCCAATTCCGACAACTTGGGCGCGCGGCCTTCTCGCACGCTGGCAGGGCACTTTGCCAAGTCGGGCTCGCCGTTCATGATTGAAGTGGCCCAGCGCACGGAAGCCGACCGCAAGGGTGGACACCTGGTGGTCGACAAGGAGAGCGGGCGGCTGATTTTGCGTGAGATGACCCAGGTTGACCCCCGGGACAAGTCCGCTGCTATGAGCATTCGCAGGCATCCTTATTTCAACACTAACAGCATTTGGGTGCGCGTTGACGCTCTGAAAACCAAGCTCAAGGAGTACCAAGGGATTTTGCCCTTGCCAGTCATTGTGAACCGCAAAACGGTTGACCCCGCGGATGACAGCACGCCCGCTGTTATTCAACTGGAAACAGCAATGGGCGCTGCGGTCTCCTTGTTTGAAGGTGCAAGCTGCGTCAAAGTGGATCGTATGCGTTTTCTGCCGGTGAAAACGACCGACGACCTCTTCATTATGCGTTCGGATCGCTTCCACCTTACTGACGCCTACGAGATGGAAGATGGCAACTATATCTTCCCCAACGTGTCGCTCGACCAGCGATATTACAAAAATATCGCTGATTTTAATGACCGTTTTCCCTACGGCGTTCCCGCGCTGGCCGCTGCTAATTCGGTGTCAATTGAAGGCGATTGGACCTTTGGACGTGATGTGGCGCTCTATGCCAACGCCCACTTGCCTGACTTAGGGAAGCCTTCTTACGTGCCCAATGGGCAGTTTGTGGGTCCGCAGGGTGTGGAACCCGACGATTGGATGTGA
- the lysR gene encoding transcriptional regulator, with translation MQKQVQSFNVELLYVFLAVADAKSVNKASQDLLQTQPSISKKVRQLERYFGTELFIRSPRGMELTPAGRRLYPAARTQLASFNKLRERISRKPVNLGELNLGAIDSIATYAYPAFFARAFSVCKSVSISNKASDLIGPFNAGKLDIVLMDSVLSKHLIGQVSQIPLFEEPYSLVYAACNQAAGEVAACGQVTATDLRRLKLLMYPEFCPIHQSIIHVFDQFGEKRPCITQTDYSESTLVTVANSNYTTILPESLARVKVSQESSSLAQVRMESRFTRRVSLFSHNPAIAAQIKDLLQ, from the coding sequence ATGCAAAAGCAGGTGCAGTCCTTCAATGTCGAGTTGCTCTACGTTTTCCTAGCCGTCGCAGATGCTAAGAGCGTCAACAAAGCCAGCCAAGACCTCTTGCAAACTCAACCTTCCATCAGCAAGAAGGTACGGCAACTCGAGCGCTATTTCGGCACGGAGCTTTTCATTCGTAGTCCTCGTGGTATGGAGCTCACCCCAGCAGGCCGCCGACTTTACCCCGCAGCGCGCACACAACTTGCTTCGTTCAACAAACTCCGCGAGCGCATATCCCGAAAACCAGTCAATTTGGGCGAACTGAATCTAGGCGCTATCGACAGCATCGCCACTTATGCGTACCCAGCTTTTTTCGCTCGGGCATTCTCGGTCTGCAAGAGTGTCAGTATCAGCAATAAAGCTTCTGATCTGATAGGACCTTTCAACGCTGGAAAGTTGGATATCGTCCTGATGGATTCTGTGTTGTCCAAGCATCTCATCGGACAAGTAAGCCAGATCCCCTTGTTTGAAGAGCCATACTCTCTGGTCTATGCCGCATGCAATCAGGCAGCAGGCGAAGTGGCTGCGTGCGGTCAAGTCACAGCCACGGACTTGCGCCGGCTGAAGCTACTCATGTACCCCGAGTTCTGTCCTATCCACCAGAGCATCATCCACGTCTTTGACCAATTTGGCGAGAAACGCCCTTGCATTACGCAGACCGACTACAGCGAGTCCACGCTGGTGACAGTGGCTAACTCCAACTACACCACCATACTGCCTGAGTCACTGGCACGAGTAAAAGTCTCTCAAGAGTCCTCATCGTTAGCACAGGTGCGTATGGAAAGTAGGTTCACCCGCAGAGTCTCCCTCTTTTCGCACAATCCAGCAATTGCCGCGCAAATCAAAGATCTTTTGCAGTAG
- a CDS encoding transporter yields the protein MSKKYVAGLLLCLIAALSWGGTYPVMAAALKTIDPFYLTLVRYVIVAVIFALLLLLVEGPTAFKAEGQTVRLWVFGAAGFLGFNFLVFPGQQLAGASGSIIASVMMAVQPLLAVLVTWIYRGTKPTIVSLLSMLVAALGVFMVVTKGHISVLFSSRNTLLAMGLLLLGELSWVVYTVGGTDFPKWSILRYTAHTSIRGVILIAVTVAVATGAGWLKIPSAGQIIDVRWPLLYLISFAGVVGIFAWNMGNRIVTPLNGILFMNLVPITSFVITIIGGYTVSWFELAGCAITIAALVGNNLYGRYAAKKMEQVSQLGSSSDFGV from the coding sequence ATGTCTAAGAAGTACGTCGCAGGGCTCCTGCTTTGTTTAATCGCGGCACTCTCTTGGGGAGGCACCTATCCGGTCATGGCAGCGGCGCTCAAAACCATCGATCCGTTCTACCTCACACTGGTACGTTATGTTATTGTCGCTGTTATATTTGCTCTTCTTCTGCTGCTTGTCGAGGGCCCTACTGCTTTCAAAGCTGAGGGGCAAACCGTGAGGCTGTGGGTGTTCGGTGCCGCCGGTTTCCTCGGTTTCAACTTCCTTGTCTTCCCCGGGCAGCAATTAGCTGGTGCTTCCGGCTCCATCATCGCTTCCGTCATGATGGCGGTTCAGCCCTTGCTGGCAGTCCTGGTGACCTGGATCTACAGGGGCACGAAACCTACGATAGTCTCCCTTTTGTCAATGCTGGTTGCCGCGCTCGGTGTCTTTATGGTGGTAACGAAGGGCCATATTTCCGTGTTGTTTTCTAGTAGGAACACACTACTAGCGATGGGATTACTCCTACTAGGAGAGCTAAGCTGGGTGGTTTATACAGTAGGAGGCACAGACTTCCCTAAGTGGTCAATTTTGCGCTATACAGCTCATACTTCCATACGAGGTGTAATTCTTATTGCAGTCACAGTCGCAGTAGCCACAGGAGCAGGTTGGCTCAAAATTCCGAGCGCTGGGCAAATCATCGATGTGCGTTGGCCCTTGCTCTATTTGATTAGCTTCGCAGGTGTTGTAGGCATCTTTGCGTGGAATATGGGCAATCGCATTGTTACCCCACTCAACGGCATCCTCTTCATGAACCTAGTGCCGATAACATCCTTTGTAATCACAATCATAGGAGGTTACACGGTCAGTTGGTTCGAGCTTGCTGGGTGTGCAATCACCATAGCTGCCCTCGTTGGAAACAACCTCTACGGCCGATATGCTGCTAAAAAGATGGAACAGGTCTCTCAGCTAGGCTCCAGCAGTGACTTCGGTGTATAG
- a CDS encoding cytidylate kinase, whose amino-acid sequence MITVAIDGPAGVGKSSTSKALAEHFAFAYLDTGAMYRAAALWCLREGLDLDAQAVDQAAIVQAVGALFTEDHLEMVLDPEEPTVRLDGQSVDQEIRSERVSSHVSTVSSIDGVRRVLIAAQRAYIAGESDEDSFSQGRGIVAEGRDITTVVAPQAQVRVLLTAREEVRAARRADQSQSPAQAVGQDNVAERDRIDSQVTSFMSAAEGVVTVDNSDLTFEQTLQVLINLVDQAVDRQDAATYVDNLGDYELDETDQAIIDQESLGQVTSQAPQSVGVLAVVGRPNVGKSTLVNRILGRRAAVVEDTPGVTRDRVSYEAEWAGTDFKIVDTGGWEADAQGIGSAIADQAQLAVSLADAVLFVVDGQVGLTDMDTRMVTMLRKAGKPVVLAVNKLDSTNADYTAAEFWKLGMGEPYAISAMHGRGVGDLLDAAVSQLKQAEQTSGFLTPTDLRRVALVGRPNVGKSSLLNQLAGQERAVVNDIAGTTRDPVDEVIDVDGQDWLFIDTAGIKRRLHKISGAEYYSSLRTQAAIERSELALVLFDASQPIADQDLKVMSQAVDAGRAVVLVFNKWDLLDDFDRQRLERLWQTEFDRVTWAERVNLSAKTGWHANRLAKAMRTALESWDQRIPTSKLNAFLGTVQAAHPHPLRGGKQPRILFATQAATRPPRFVIFATGFLEASYRRFLERRLREEFGFPGTPIQISVHIREKKAKK is encoded by the coding sequence GTGATTACGGTCGCTATCGACGGGCCCGCAGGAGTGGGCAAGTCCTCCACTTCCAAGGCCTTGGCCGAGCATTTTGCCTTCGCATACTTGGACACGGGTGCCATGTACCGGGCTGCGGCCCTCTGGTGCCTGCGAGAAGGCCTGGATTTGGACGCTCAAGCCGTGGACCAAGCAGCCATCGTGCAAGCGGTGGGAGCCCTCTTTACTGAGGACCATCTTGAGATGGTTTTGGACCCCGAGGAGCCAACGGTTCGTTTAGATGGTCAGAGCGTGGATCAAGAAATTCGCTCAGAGCGCGTGTCCTCGCATGTTTCTACCGTCTCCAGTATCGACGGGGTCCGGCGCGTCCTCATTGCCGCTCAGCGGGCCTATATTGCGGGCGAGTCTGACGAGGACTCGTTCTCCCAAGGCCGGGGGATTGTGGCTGAGGGCCGCGACATCACCACGGTAGTGGCCCCGCAAGCTCAGGTGCGTGTCTTGCTGACGGCGCGTGAGGAAGTGCGGGCCGCCCGTAGGGCAGACCAGAGCCAGAGCCCGGCGCAGGCTGTCGGCCAAGACAACGTTGCCGAGCGTGACCGGATCGACTCCCAAGTCACTTCCTTTATGAGCGCCGCCGAGGGCGTGGTCACGGTAGACAATTCCGACTTGACCTTTGAGCAGACCCTGCAAGTACTGATTAATCTAGTCGACCAGGCTGTCGATAGGCAGGACGCCGCAACCTACGTAGACAATTTAGGCGACTATGAGCTCGACGAGACCGACCAGGCTATCATCGATCAGGAGAGCCTGGGGCAGGTCACTAGCCAGGCCCCACAGTCGGTCGGTGTTCTAGCCGTGGTAGGGCGCCCCAACGTAGGCAAGTCTACCCTGGTGAACCGTATCCTGGGCCGTCGCGCTGCTGTGGTGGAGGACACGCCGGGTGTTACACGCGACCGCGTCTCCTACGAAGCTGAGTGGGCTGGCACCGATTTTAAGATTGTGGACACCGGCGGCTGGGAGGCGGACGCGCAGGGTATCGGCTCAGCCATTGCCGATCAGGCGCAGCTGGCTGTTTCGCTGGCCGATGCGGTGCTCTTCGTGGTGGACGGCCAAGTGGGCCTGACTGACATGGACACCCGCATGGTGACCATGCTGCGCAAGGCCGGTAAGCCCGTCGTGCTAGCGGTCAACAAGCTCGACTCTACCAACGCTGACTACACGGCTGCCGAATTCTGGAAGCTAGGCATGGGGGAGCCCTACGCCATTTCGGCCATGCACGGCCGGGGCGTCGGCGATCTGCTGGATGCTGCCGTTTCGCAGCTCAAGCAGGCTGAGCAAACGTCCGGCTTCCTCACCCCAACGGACCTGCGCCGGGTGGCACTCGTGGGCCGCCCCAACGTGGGCAAGTCTTCGCTCTTGAACCAGCTGGCTGGCCAGGAGCGGGCTGTGGTCAACGATATAGCTGGCACCACGCGCGATCCAGTTGACGAGGTCATTGACGTAGACGGTCAGGATTGGCTCTTTATCGACACCGCCGGTATCAAGCGCCGCCTACACAAGATTTCGGGCGCTGAGTATTACTCTTCCCTGCGTACACAGGCGGCTATTGAGCGCTCTGAGCTGGCCCTGGTGCTCTTTGATGCCTCGCAGCCTATAGCCGACCAGGATTTGAAGGTCATGAGCCAGGCTGTGGACGCTGGGCGGGCTGTGGTCTTGGTCTTCAACAAGTGGGATCTTCTGGATGACTTCGACCGCCAGCGCCTGGAGCGCCTCTGGCAAACCGAGTTCGACCGCGTCACCTGGGCCGAGCGGGTCAACTTGTCTGCCAAAACGGGCTGGCATGCCAACCGTCTAGCCAAGGCCATGCGCACGGCCTTAGAATCATGGGACCAGCGCATCCCCACCAGCAAGCTCAACGCCTTCCTGGGCACAGTTCAAGCCGCACATCCGCACCCCCTGCGCGGTGGTAAGCAGCCCCGCATTCTCTTCGCCACGCAGGCTGCCACGCGCCCGCCCCGGTTCGTCATCTTCGCCACCGGCTTCCTAGAGGCCTCCTACCGTCGCTTCCTCGAGCGCCGCCTGCGCGAAGAGTTCGGCTTCCCCGGCACCCCCATACAAATCTCGGTCCACATCCGCGAGAAAAAAGCGAAGAAGTAG
- the rluB gene encoding pseudouridine synthase produces MPHPYSRALRAHEANDEGIRLQKVLAQAGFGSRRKCEEIITEGRVEVDGVLATELGTRVNPDTQQIRVDGSRIHISGKHVTMALNKPRKVLSAMDDPKGRYTLRDIIGDRYERVFHMGRLDYDSEGLILMTDDGELAQHVMHPKYEVEKTYMATVRGKLGGNVCRRLVTQGVLLNDGLIRLDHCAIVDRSRETTMVKVVLHSGKNRIVRRIFDAVGYPVTRLVRTQIGPIHLGEIKPGSYRILSRAEVMALDKEVGL; encoded by the coding sequence ATGCCACACCCATATTCCCGCGCATTACGCGCGCATGAAGCAAACGACGAAGGTATTCGCCTACAAAAAGTACTCGCTCAGGCCGGTTTCGGCTCCCGCCGCAAGTGCGAAGAGATCATCACTGAAGGCCGCGTAGAAGTGGACGGTGTGCTGGCCACCGAGTTGGGCACGCGAGTCAATCCCGACACGCAGCAGATTCGCGTTGACGGCTCCCGTATCCACATCTCCGGCAAGCATGTCACCATGGCCCTGAACAAGCCCCGCAAGGTGCTTTCCGCCATGGACGACCCCAAGGGCCGCTATACCCTGCGAGACATCATTGGCGACCGCTACGAGCGAGTCTTCCACATGGGCCGCTTGGACTACGACTCCGAGGGCCTGATTTTGATGACCGACGACGGCGAGCTTGCCCAGCATGTGATGCACCCCAAGTACGAGGTGGAGAAGACCTACATGGCCACGGTTCGCGGCAAGTTAGGCGGCAACGTATGCCGCAGGCTCGTCACCCAGGGCGTGCTCCTGAACGACGGACTCATCCGCCTGGATCACTGCGCAATTGTAGACCGTTCGCGCGAGACTACGATGGTCAAAGTAGTCCTCCACTCCGGCAAGAATCGGATTGTCCGCCGCATTTTTGATGCAGTCGGCTACCCGGTCACCCGCCTGGTGCGTACGCAAATTGGCCCGATTCACCTGGGCGAAATCAAACCCGGCTCCTACCGCATCCTCTCCCGGGCCGAGGTTATGGCTCTCGACAAGGAGGTAGGCCTGTGA